The Xiphophorus couchianus chromosome 14, X_couchianus-1.0, whole genome shotgun sequence genome includes a region encoding these proteins:
- the LOC114156885 gene encoding zinc finger protein 169-like → MKRGSSVLQPPSDAAKRHTHPALTKTHSGDEALSMSVCDARAAGSSPFPAATSLFSPDVSTKMASDLLIRLSEATQKAQMHPGSQEEAEQQDEPGVALSPDGPGASPEPPSLTHTPEGNAVTDTLASDLLRKLAERQDVSGHMLRLKEEEEPLEVDAMTPSQLVVKETTHSTLRMTNHHLFNVKPENQFLTRNNPAEQLHPGANMVDQYSFGLNAGDGFSSSHPADCFLNASNGFQFQVKLEDCSAPETAVEDLLHPRAKMDDLRPVNAKISEKPFNGAKMSNKFFSGITKESQFPSAAMLENGVVSGAKMAAQVFSGAKIEEHFLFGAKMEDECLRAVLWQDMSINLASTLLHQLSEKVSKSSCQQVERMAPPIRSSPALKINVDHVPSSPLLSPRETLHEMQTSIVRDQTSASSYFFRCHVCGFETEGHALFKSHMTEHRQWEHGSFSLHCCRCDHSTNQEAEMMAHVDTHVHCDTGEMRRPAPLPAAPSRALPVAVATQPEQSTSEHRCRICQRSFPGQPELLAHFQGHRQGNQYRCDRCGHLTRTANKLVEHVRVHTGERPFTCDLCPYSAKRRDSLRLHCKVKHANANASANAGANADVHTHRTYAPHGDGQRSSKHVRRLHTASSLPRPAAPPLPPLQPLLSDCTGWRDLSPLLPITTLISLKPRSYFSSCSSSSPPCSNKHSFLGYLGLTSL, encoded by the exons ATGAAGCGTGGGTCGAGTGTGTTGCAGCCTCCCTCTGATGCAGCCAAACGACACACACACCCTGCACTGACAAAGACACACTCCGGTGATGAGGCTTTGTCGATGAGTGTGTGTGACGCGCGCGCCGCAGGTTCGAGTCCCTTCCCAGCAGCCACCTCTCTGTTCAGCCCTGATGTCAGCACCAAGATGGCGTCTGACCTCCTCATCAGGCTTTCAG AGGCCACCCAGAAGGCCCAGATGCATCCTGGGAGCCAGGAGGAGGCGGAGCAGCAGGACGAACCCGGCGTTGCCCTGTCGCCGGACGGTCCCGGTGCGAGTCCCGAGCCGCCGTCGCTGACCCACACCCCGGAGGGAAACGCCGTCACAGACACCCTGGCCTCAGACCTGCTCAGGAAACTGGCAG AGCGCCAGGATGTCAGCGGCCACATGTTGAGGctcaaagaggaagaggagcctCTGGAGGTCGACGCCATGACCCCAAGTCAGCTGGTCGTCAAGGAGACGACTCATTCCACCTTAAGGATGACGAACCACCATCTCTTCAATGTAAAACCAGAAAACCAGTTCCTCACCAGGAATAACCCAGCTGAACAGTTGCACCCTGGAGCCAATATGGTGGACCAGTACAGCTTTGGTCTTAACGCAGGAGATGGATTTTCTTCCTCTCACCCAGCAGACTGCTTCTTGAACGCATCGAACGGTTTTCAGTTTCAGGTGAAACTAGAGGATTGTTCAGCTCCTGAAACCGCAGTGGAGGACCTCCTTCATCCCAGAGCCAAGATGGACGATCTTCGTCCTGTCAATGCAAAGATTTCAGAGAAACCGTTCAATGGAGCTAAGATGAGCAACAAGTTTTTCTCTGGTATCACAAAGGAGAGCCAGTTTCCTTCAGCGGCCATGTTGGAGAACGGGGTTGTTTCTGGAGCCAAGATGGCCGCTCAGGTTTTCTCTGGAGCGAAAATAGAGGAGCACTTTCTCTTTGGAGCCAAGATGGAGGACGAGTGCCTGAGAGCGGTCCTGTGGCAGGACATGTCCATCAACCTGGCCTCTACGCTACTGCATCAGCTCTCCG AGAAGGTCAGTAAGTCCAGCTGTCAGCAGGTGGAGAGGATGGCTCCGCCCATCAGAAGCAG TCCTGCTCTGAAGATCAACGTGGACCACGTCCCTTCCTCTCCACTTTTGAGCCCCAGAGAAACCCTACATG aaatGCAAACCAGCATCGTTAGAGATCAAACCTCGGCTTCTTCTTACTTCTTCAg GTGTCACGTGTGCGGCTTTGAGACGGAGGGCCACGCGCTTTTCAAGAGTCACATGACGGAGCACCGCCAATGGGAACACGGCTCCTTCTCTCTGCACTGCTGCAGGTGCGACCATTCGACCAATCAGGAGGCAGAGATGATGGCCCATGTGGACACGCACGTACACTGCGACACGGGAGAAATGAG ACGCCCGGCCCCTCTCCCCGCCGCCCCCAGCCGAGCTCTGCCGGTCGCCGTGGCAACACAGCCGGAGCAGAGCACCTCCGAGCATCGCTGCCGCATCTGCCAGAGGTCGTTTCCCGGGCAACCGGAGCTGCTGGCCCACTTCCAGGGTCATCGCCAGGGCAACCAGTACCGGTGCGACCGCTGCGGCCACCTGACGCGGACGGCCAACAAGCTGGTGGAGCACGTGCGCGTCCACACGGGCGAGCGGCCGTTCACCTGCGACCTCTGCCCCTACAGCGCCAAGCGGCGGGACAGTCTGCGGCTGCACTGCAAGGTGAAGCACGCTAACGCTAATGCCAGCGCTAACGCCGGCGCTAACGCCGACGTGCACACGCACCGGACCTACGCCCCCCACGGAGACGGTCAGCGCTCCAGCAAACACGTTCGGCGGCTGCACACCGCCTCCTCTCTTCCTCgccctgctgctcctcctcttcctccgctgCAGCCGCTGCTCTCCGACTGCACAGGATGGAGGGATTTATCTCCTCTCCTCCCCATCACAACGCTCATCTCTCTGAAACCTCGCTCCTatttctcctcctgctcctcttcctcaccgcCCTGCTCCAACAAACACTCCTTCCTGGGTTACCTCGGCCTCACgtctttgtaa